A window of the Myxocyprinus asiaticus isolate MX2 ecotype Aquarium Trade chromosome 11, UBuf_Myxa_2, whole genome shotgun sequence genome harbors these coding sequences:
- the LOC127447830 gene encoding homeobox protein PKNOX1-like: MMLLQQDSHFLISTLFYASLWIRFHSTVRVLSFGGEGMKPPKSFAAACPYNATVLAEATLNMMAAQSVSIDKYQEGDQQMQVLEQADSEPEKGFANGNAGRSSSPASTEPQTQMDTDKASIYRHPLFPLLALLFEKCEQSTQGSDCVTSASFDVDIENFVRSQEKEGKAFFSEDPDLDNLMIKAIQVLRIHLLELEKVSDLCKDFCSRYISCLKTKMNSETLLSGDPGSPYSPDHDQMSSSFSGALGPQGIVVPASGLHQGNVAVTTVSPSQVVTGNTVYQPVTVVTPQGQVVTQAISPGTIHIQNSQLQLQLNQDLSFFGAEDSSSKNKRGVLPKQATNVMRSWLFQHIAHPYPTEEEKKQIAIQTNLTLLQVNNWFINARRRILQPMLDASTTEAPKTKKKTPPSRPLHRFWSDTVASSGTQEQLTMQDGGMVTVGMNVDGFQALSSDGATLAMQQVMMGNHSEDESEESDDEDDTLSSTNMTVLGLDVSD; the protein is encoded by the exons ATGATGTTACTGCAACAGGACAGTCATTTCCTTATCAGTACTTTATTTTACGCTTCCCTTTGGATACGTTTTCATAGTACTGTACGCGTTCTCTCTTTTGGCGGTGAAGGCATGAAACCACCGAA GTCATTTGCTGCCGCATGCCCATATAATGCTACAGTGTTGGCTGAGGCAACTTTGAATATGATGGCTGCCCAGTCCGTGTCCATAGACAAATATCAAGAGGGAGACCAGCAG ATGCAGGTATTGGAGCAAGCGGACAGTGAGCCTGAAAAGGGCTTTGCCAATGGAAACGCAGGAAGATCTAGCAGCCCTGCATCCACCGAACCACAGACACAAATGGATACAGACAAAGCCTCTATATATAG ACATCCCCTTTTCCCTCTTTTGGCTCTTCTGTTTGAGAAGTGTGAGCAGTCCACTCAGGGCTCTGACTGTGTAACTTCAGCCAGTTTTGATGTTGACATTGAGAACTTTGTACGCAGTCAGGAGAAAGAGGGCAAGGCGTTCTTTAGTGAAGACCCTGACCTCGACAACTTG ATGATCAAGGCCATCCAGGTGCTGAGGATTCATCTATTAGAGCTAGAAAAAGTTAGTGACCTGTGCAAGGACTTCTGCAGCCGTTACATTTCCTGCCTCAAGACCAAGATGAACAGTGAGACACTGTTGAGTGGAGACCCAGGCAGCCCATACTCTCCAGACCATGACCAG atgTCAAGCTCTTTCTCAGGGGCCCTCGGCCCCCAGGGCATTGTGGTGCCTGCATCAGGCCTTCATCAAGGCAATGTTGCTGTGACAACAGTCAGTCCATCACAGGTGGTGACAG GTAATACAGTATATCAGCCTGTGACAGTTGTCACACCACAGGGGCAAGTGGTGACACAAGCTATCTCACCTGGAACAATACATATTCAGAACTCACAG CTCCAACTTCAGCTCAATCAGGATTTGAGTTTCTTCGGTGCAGAGGACAGCTCCTCTAAAAACAAGCGTGGTGTTCTTCCTAAACAAGCCACCAATGTCATGCGCTCCTGGCTCTTCCAGCATATCGCA CACCCCTATcccactgaggaggaaaagaaacAGATTGCAATTCAAACAAACCTGACTTTACTCCAAGTCAACAATTG GTTCATTAATGCCCGCAGACGGATCTTGCAGCCAATGCTGGATGCTAGCACCACAGAGGCACCCAAAACCAAGAAGAAAACTCCCCCAAGCCGCCCACTACACCGCTTCTGGTCTGATACCGTCGCCTCTTCTGGAACCCAGGAGCAGCTCACAATGCAAGATG GTGGCATGGTTACAGTTGGGATGAATGTAGATGGCTTCCAGGCGCTTTCATCAGATGGAGCAACTCTTGCCATGCAGCAAGTCATGATGGGGAATCACAGTGAAGATGAATCAGAAGAAAGCGATGATGAAGATGACACCTTGTCATCTACCAACATGACCGTGCTGGGTTTAGATGTTAGCGACTGA